One genomic region from uncultured Cohaesibacter sp. encodes:
- a CDS encoding NAD-dependent succinate-semialdehyde dehydrogenase, translated as MAYATINPYNGEQVASFPDATDAEVSAAIDKAHNAFLAWRETGFAERAKILQKAADLLRADADEHAKLLTLEMGKITAEAKAEVELSAKILEYYVRNAEKLLQPRKLPVLDPAEGDATLVHEPLGVLLAIEPWNFPYYQIARILAPQLSAGNTLLLKHASNVPQSAARFEKLMKEAGLPEGAFTNLYATRSQIEMIINDPRVHGVALTGSEAAGSVVAAQAGKALKKSTMELGGADAFVVLKDADIDKAVDWAVFGRHWNGGQVCVSSKRMIIEDSVYDEFLEKYKAGVAKLVAGDPFDPNTTLAPLSSQKAADDVKEQIRKAVAKGAKAEEVGPAVPTKGAFVQPTILSDLGEENEARYWEFFGPVSMLFRAKDEADAVRIANDTPFGLGGSVFTKDEKHGADVAAQISTGMVFVNHPTKVEADLPFGGIRRSGYGRELLDLGLTEFVNHKLIDVVDIDAAF; from the coding sequence ATGGCATATGCAACGATTAATCCATATAACGGCGAACAGGTAGCGTCCTTCCCAGATGCGACGGATGCAGAAGTAAGCGCAGCCATCGACAAGGCGCATAATGCCTTCTTGGCTTGGCGCGAAACCGGCTTTGCCGAACGGGCAAAGATTCTGCAAAAGGCTGCCGATCTGCTGCGCGCCGACGCCGACGAGCATGCAAAGCTCCTGACCCTTGAAATGGGCAAGATTACTGCTGAAGCCAAGGCCGAGGTTGAGCTCTCCGCCAAGATCCTTGAATATTACGTCCGCAACGCAGAAAAGCTTCTCCAGCCCCGCAAGCTACCAGTGCTTGACCCTGCTGAAGGCGATGCGACGCTGGTGCATGAACCGCTCGGCGTCCTGCTGGCCATCGAGCCTTGGAACTTCCCTTACTATCAGATCGCCCGTATTCTCGCACCGCAGCTATCTGCCGGTAATACGCTTCTGCTCAAGCATGCGTCCAACGTGCCTCAGAGCGCCGCCCGCTTTGAAAAGCTGATGAAGGAAGCCGGTCTGCCAGAAGGGGCCTTTACCAACCTTTATGCAACCCGCTCCCAGATCGAAATGATCATCAACGATCCGCGTGTGCATGGCGTGGCCCTCACAGGCTCTGAAGCGGCTGGTTCCGTTGTGGCGGCTCAGGCCGGTAAGGCGCTCAAGAAGTCCACCATGGAACTGGGTGGCGCCGACGCTTTCGTCGTGCTCAAGGATGCAGACATTGACAAGGCCGTGGATTGGGCCGTCTTCGGTCGCCACTGGAACGGAGGGCAGGTCTGTGTCTCTTCCAAGCGCATGATCATCGAGGATTCGGTCTATGACGAATTCCTCGAAAAATACAAGGCTGGTGTGGCCAAACTGGTGGCAGGGGATCCGTTTGACCCGAACACCACCCTTGCGCCGCTTTCTTCCCAGAAGGCTGCTGATGATGTGAAGGAGCAGATCAGGAAGGCCGTTGCCAAAGGGGCAAAAGCCGAAGAAGTCGGTCCTGCCGTTCCCACCAAGGGGGCCTTTGTGCAGCCAACCATCCTGAGTGATCTGGGCGAAGAGAATGAAGCCCGTTACTGGGAATTCTTCGGTCCGGTTTCCATGCTCTTCAGGGCAAAGGACGAGGCAGACGCAGTCCGCATCGCCAATGATACCCCGTTTGGTCTGGGTGGCTCGGTCTTCACCAAGGATGAAAAACACGGCGCAGACGTGGCCGCACAAATTTCTACCGGCATGGTCTTTGTGAACCATCCAACCAAGGTTGAGGCTGACCTGCCATTTGGCGGCATCCGCCGCTCTGGCTATGGTCGTGAGTTGCTGGACCTAGGCTTGACCGAGTTCGTCAACCACAAGCTGATTGACGTTGTCGATATCGACGCGGCCTTCTGA
- a CDS encoding alpha/beta hydrolase produces the protein MSAPQKQTFLVGNPLVEGDHPREIAFKQRLAAKAGQPGLFWMNGYKSNMEGDKAQCLDEWATENDAAFTRFDYSGHGVSGGDFLDGTISRWLAESLAVFDEKTDGPQIICGSSMGGWLALLLTRAHIAQVGVEKSRIKGLVLIAPAIDMTKALMWDNFDEAAKAEMAETGIFRRPSAYDDGPYEITAKLIEDGKAHLLGDDLIETGCPVHILQGVKDDAVPWHSSVDLVARLARDDVKLTLVKDGDHRLSRPDDLKLLIRAVENLLER, from the coding sequence ATGTCAGCCCCCCAAAAGCAAACCTTCCTTGTCGGAAACCCCTTGGTTGAGGGGGACCATCCCCGCGAAATTGCCTTCAAACAGCGATTGGCCGCAAAAGCGGGCCAACCGGGGCTGTTCTGGATGAATGGCTACAAGTCCAACATGGAAGGGGACAAGGCGCAGTGTCTGGATGAATGGGCGACAGAAAATGACGCGGCCTTCACCCGCTTTGACTATTCCGGCCATGGCGTCTCCGGTGGTGACTTTCTGGATGGCACCATCTCGCGATGGCTCGCCGAAAGCCTTGCGGTGTTCGATGAAAAGACAGACGGACCGCAAATTATCTGCGGCTCATCCATGGGAGGCTGGCTCGCCCTGTTGCTCACCCGAGCGCATATCGCACAGGTCGGGGTTGAAAAAAGCCGTATCAAGGGCCTTGTTCTGATCGCTCCGGCAATCGACATGACCAAGGCGCTGATGTGGGACAATTTTGACGAAGCCGCCAAGGCCGAAATGGCAGAAACAGGCATTTTCCGGCGCCCGAGTGCTTATGATGATGGCCCTTATGAAATCACCGCCAAACTGATCGAAGATGGCAAGGCTCATCTGTTGGGCGATGATCTGATCGAAACCGGTTGTCCGGTGCATATCCTGCAAGGGGTCAAGGACGACGCTGTTCCCTGGCATTCATCGGTCGATCTGGTTGCCCGTTTGGCCCGTGACGATGTCAAGCTGACGCTGGTCAAAGATGGCGATCATCGCCTCTCCCGCCCGGATGATCTCAAGCTGCTGATCAGGGCGGTAGAAAATCTGCTTGAGCGCTAA
- a CDS encoding glycosyltransferase family 4 protein gives MTKAPTILQVIPWLDSGGVERGTVDIAAAITSSGGKALVAAEAGRLLPELEAVGGRLLPLKGRSKNPLRILFSNAKAIERMIREEGVDLVHARSRAPAWSAYIAARRAGVPFVTTYHGAYSQKGRLKAFYNSVMAKGDIVIANSHYTARLVIGRNPDAENRTMTIHRGVDMDLFDPQKISDERIQALRSKWELDARPVMILPSRLTRWKGQSFIIPVMGALKKAIGPSFQLLLIGDEQGRESYVAELDRLIAEHDVADCVSRVGHCKDMPAAYALANMVIVPSQDAETFGRSAAEGLAMGKPTLVGDLGAQPEVVAPPMDVTPEQWIASVIAHDDAKGWQDAIAQTLTMPEAKKQQVAPVARNLIEACFSLKSMGQQTLAVYDQLLGCDLADRYGAER, from the coding sequence ATGACGAAAGCCCCAACAATTCTACAGGTTATTCCTTGGCTCGATTCCGGTGGCGTAGAGCGCGGAACGGTGGATATCGCAGCCGCGATAACCAGCTCTGGCGGCAAGGCTCTGGTGGCCGCTGAAGCAGGGCGGTTGCTGCCCGAATTGGAAGCGGTGGGCGGACGCCTGTTGCCGCTCAAGGGGCGTAGCAAGAATCCGTTGCGGATTCTCTTCTCCAACGCCAAAGCCATCGAGCGCATGATCCGAGAGGAAGGGGTGGATCTCGTCCATGCCCGCTCTCGTGCCCCTGCATGGAGCGCCTATATTGCTGCCCGGCGCGCCGGTGTGCCCTTCGTGACCACCTATCACGGCGCCTATAGCCAGAAGGGGCGGTTGAAGGCCTTCTATAACTCGGTCATGGCCAAAGGCGATATTGTGATTGCCAATTCCCATTACACGGCTCGGCTGGTCATCGGGCGCAATCCGGATGCGGAAAACCGGACGATGACCATTCACCGCGGTGTCGATATGGATCTTTTCGATCCACAAAAGATTTCTGACGAGCGGATTCAAGCCCTGCGTAGCAAATGGGAATTGGATGCCCGCCCCGTGATGATCCTTCCCTCAAGGCTGACGCGCTGGAAGGGGCAGAGTTTCATCATTCCGGTGATGGGCGCGCTCAAGAAAGCCATCGGGCCTAGCTTTCAATTGCTTCTCATCGGCGATGAACAGGGGCGTGAATCCTATGTCGCGGAGCTGGATCGTCTGATCGCCGAGCATGATGTGGCTGACTGCGTCAGTCGAGTCGGCCATTGCAAGGACATGCCGGCAGCCTATGCGCTGGCCAACATGGTGATTGTGCCCAGTCAGGATGCGGAGACCTTCGGACGCTCGGCAGCCGAAGGGCTGGCCATGGGCAAACCGACGCTCGTCGGCGATCTGGGCGCCCAGCCCGAGGTCGTGGCTCCGCCCATGGATGTAACGCCGGAACAATGGATCGCCAGCGTCATCGCTCATGATGATGCAAAAGGCTGGCAGGACGCCATCGCCCAAACACTTACCATGCCCGAGGCGAAGAAACAGCAGGTAGCCCCGGTCGCCAGAAATCTGATCGAGGCCTGCTTTTCGCTCAAATCCATGGGCCAGCAGACCCTTGCTGTCTATGACCAACTGCTGGGATGTGATCTGGCGGACCGCTATGGGGCCGAGCGCTAG
- a CDS encoding LysR family transcriptional regulator, producing MQSLDIALLKNFVIVAQTGSISLAAQQVGRTQSALSMQMHRLEDQLGKPLLHRTGAGVRLTAAGEKLLVHAEALLTQHDEILMDMTGTTLRGSISLGCTEDYASAFLPQLLGSFCTRYPDIDLRLACAPSTDLRPQLQQRLLDMALVSLPSAEADGVIRKEQLVWVANEAAPAILSAPILPLALPTPSTIDYRAACTVMEAINRRYRVAYASNSLAGLLAIARSGHAISVLTRSAVPQDLRIITDDLPRLPAIGITLELADQRPSAAVSALADHIRATLPVL from the coding sequence ATGCAGTCACTCGACATCGCCTTGCTGAAAAATTTCGTCATTGTGGCGCAAACCGGCTCCATCAGCCTTGCCGCCCAGCAGGTCGGGCGCACACAGTCGGCGCTCAGCATGCAGATGCATCGTCTGGAGGATCAACTCGGCAAACCGCTTCTGCATCGCACCGGCGCGGGCGTCAGGCTAACAGCAGCGGGCGAGAAATTGCTGGTGCATGCCGAGGCTCTTCTTACCCAGCATGACGAAATCCTGATGGATATGACCGGAACCACCTTGCGCGGTTCGATCAGCCTTGGCTGTACAGAGGATTATGCGAGCGCCTTCTTACCCCAGCTTCTGGGCAGCTTTTGCACGCGCTATCCGGACATCGATTTGAGGCTGGCCTGCGCCCCGTCAACGGATCTGAGGCCGCAATTGCAGCAGCGCTTGCTGGATATGGCGCTGGTCTCCCTGCCTTCAGCGGAGGCGGACGGGGTTATTCGCAAGGAGCAGCTGGTCTGGGTGGCCAATGAAGCTGCACCGGCGATCCTTTCGGCTCCGATTCTACCGCTCGCCCTGCCCACTCCGAGCACGATCGACTATCGGGCAGCCTGCACCGTGATGGAGGCGATCAACCGGCGCTATCGCGTGGCCTATGCCAGCAACAGTCTGGCCGGTCTTCTGGCCATTGCCCGCTCGGGCCACGCTATCAGCGTTCTCACCCGAAGCGCCGTGCCACAGGATCTGCGCATCATCACAGATGATCTGCCGCGTCTTCCTGCCATTGGCATTACGCTGGAACTGGCCGATCAGCGTCCTTCCGCTGCAGTCTCTGCATTGGCGGACCATATCCGTGCGACTTTGCCGGTCCTTTAA
- a CDS encoding aspartate aminotransferase family protein: MSLNDDPAFWSRANDHLIRYGSAFEKLIIERAEGNYVYDADGRAILDFTSGQMSALLGHSHPDIVSTVNKQMATVAHLFSGMLSRPVVDLASRLAELAPGLDRVMLVTTGAESNEAAIRMAKLVTGGHEIVAFAQSWHGMTGAAASATYSAGRFGYGPASVGSFVIPAPDTYRPRFTNADGSLDWQTELDDAFRLIDCQTSGKLAAFIAEPILSSGGIIELPLGYLAALKKKCEERGMLLILDEAQTGVGRTGTMFAFQRDGVTPDIMSLSKTLGAGLPLAAIMTSKEIEEKAHERGFLFYTTHVSDPLPAAIGNTVLDVVARDGLVEKATERGAQMRNGLLELQKQFNCIGDIRGRGLLIGLEVVKDQETKAPGYELGTKIMEEAMQRGLSMNVVKLPGMGGVFRIAPPLTVSAEEIDKALNIISDSMAAATK; the protein is encoded by the coding sequence ATGTCCTTAAATGATGATCCGGCCTTTTGGAGCCGCGCCAACGACCATTTGATCCGCTATGGCTCTGCCTTTGAAAAACTGATCATCGAGCGCGCCGAAGGCAACTATGTCTATGACGCCGATGGCCGCGCCATTCTCGATTTCACCTCCGGCCAGATGAGCGCCCTGCTTGGTCATTCCCATCCGGATATCGTCTCCACCGTCAACAAACAGATGGCGACGGTTGCCCATCTTTTCTCCGGCATGCTCTCTCGTCCGGTCGTCGACCTTGCCAGCCGTTTGGCCGAGCTTGCACCAGGGCTGGATCGCGTGATGCTGGTAACCACCGGGGCTGAATCCAACGAAGCCGCCATCCGCATGGCCAAACTGGTGACCGGTGGCCATGAGATCGTTGCCTTTGCCCAGAGCTGGCATGGCATGACGGGTGCGGCTGCTTCGGCCACCTATAGCGCGGGTCGCTTCGGCTATGGCCCTGCGTCCGTTGGCTCTTTCGTCATTCCGGCCCCAGACACCTACCGTCCGCGCTTTACCAATGCCGATGGCAGCCTTGATTGGCAGACCGAGCTGGATGACGCCTTCCGCCTCATCGATTGCCAGACTTCGGGCAAGCTGGCCGCCTTCATCGCAGAACCGATCCTTTCAAGCGGTGGTATCATCGAATTGCCGCTTGGCTATCTGGCAGCTCTGAAAAAGAAATGCGAAGAGCGCGGCATGCTGCTCATCCTTGATGAAGCCCAGACCGGCGTTGGCCGGACCGGCACCATGTTTGCCTTCCAGCGCGATGGCGTTACGCCCGACATTATGAGCCTGTCCAAGACCCTTGGCGCTGGCCTGCCGCTGGCAGCGATCATGACGAGCAAGGAAATCGAAGAAAAGGCCCATGAACGCGGCTTCCTCTTCTACACCACCCATGTGTCCGATCCGCTGCCCGCCGCCATCGGCAATACGGTGCTGGATGTCGTCGCTCGGGATGGCTTGGTTGAAAAGGCAACCGAACGCGGAGCCCAGATGCGCAATGGTCTTTTGGAGCTGCAAAAACAGTTCAATTGCATCGGCGATATTCGCGGGCGCGGCCTGCTGATCGGGCTCGAAGTGGTCAAGGATCAGGAAACCAAGGCTCCGGGCTATGAGCTGGGAACCAAAATCATGGAAGAAGCGATGCAGCGCGGCCTCTCCATGAATGTGGTCAAGCTGCCGGGCATGGGCGGCGTCTTCCGCATTGCCCCGCCGCTGACGGTGTCCGCCGAAGAAATCGACAAGGCCCTCAACATCATTTCCGATTCGATGGCCGCTGCCACGAAATAG